From the Rhodoferax sp. WC2427 genome, one window contains:
- a CDS encoding DNA recombination protein RmuC, with protein MSLIEWGLLALAVLNFALLLALLLRKPPEADNAALDRLERGLRESSRADRQELGTSFANFQRTLVQQSAEATRTQNTQIDALAQQLALLQRSVSDTLSTQLLALGESNARRMGEVRATLEAQLQQLQQSNAAKLDEMRQTVDEKLQTTLETRLGESFKQVADRLEQVHKGLGEMQSLAQGVGDLQRVLTNVKTRGMFGEVQLENLLEQVLTPEQYGKQIETKPRSNQRVDFAVRFPGRSADGAPVWLPIDAKFPRDDYERLLDAHERADVVAAEASAKALEARIRAEAKSIAESYLAPPHTTDFAILFLPIESLYAEVLRRPGLMDSLQRDYRVTLAGPTTLLAMLNSLHMGFRTLALEQQASEVWKVLGAVKTEFERYGEWVARIREQVQKASDTLDKADTRTRQMRRALKVVEALPDAEAQALLPVGGDLEEGNV; from the coding sequence ATGAGTTTGATTGAATGGGGGCTGCTGGCGCTGGCCGTACTGAACTTTGCGCTCTTGCTGGCCCTGCTGCTGCGCAAGCCGCCCGAGGCGGATAACGCTGCCCTGGACCGGCTGGAGCGGGGGTTGCGTGAATCGTCGCGGGCCGACCGCCAAGAGCTGGGCACCAGCTTCGCCAACTTCCAGCGCACCCTGGTGCAGCAAAGTGCCGAGGCCACGCGCACCCAAAACACCCAGATCGACGCGCTGGCCCAGCAGCTTGCCTTGCTGCAACGCTCGGTCAGCGACACCCTGAGCACCCAACTCCTGGCCCTGGGCGAGTCCAACGCAAGGCGCATGGGCGAGGTGCGCGCCACGCTGGAGGCCCAGCTGCAGCAGCTGCAGCAAAGCAACGCCGCCAAGCTGGATGAAATGCGCCAGACCGTGGATGAAAAGCTGCAGACCACGCTGGAAACCCGCCTGGGCGAAAGCTTCAAGCAGGTGGCCGACCGGCTGGAGCAGGTGCACAAAGGCCTGGGCGAAATGCAGTCGCTGGCGCAGGGCGTGGGCGACCTGCAGCGCGTGCTGACCAACGTCAAAACCCGCGGCATGTTTGGCGAAGTGCAGCTAGAGAATTTGCTGGAACAGGTGCTGACGCCTGAGCAGTACGGCAAGCAGATCGAGACCAAGCCGCGCAGCAACCAGCGCGTGGACTTCGCGGTGCGTTTCCCCGGCCGCAGTGCCGACGGCGCGCCCGTCTGGCTGCCCATCGACGCCAAGTTCCCCCGCGACGACTACGAGCGCCTGCTCGATGCCCACGAGCGGGCCGACGTCGTCGCCGCCGAGGCATCCGCCAAAGCCCTGGAAGCCCGCATCCGCGCCGAGGCCAAGTCCATCGCCGAGAGCTACCTGGCCCCGCCCCACACCACCGATTTCGCCATCCTGTTTTTGCCCATCGAGAGCCTTTACGCCGAGGTGCTGCGCCGCCCCGGCCTGATGGACAGCCTGCAGCGCGACTACCGCGTCACCCTGGCAGGCCCCACCACCTTGCTGGCCATGCTCAACAGCCTGCACATGGGTTTCCGCACCCTGGCGCTGGAGCAGCAGGCCAGTGAAGTGTGGAAGGTGCTGGGCGCGGTGAAAACCGAGTTCGAACGCTACGGCGAATGGGTCGCCCGCATCCGCGAGCAAGTGCAGAAGGCCTCGGATACGCTGGATAAGGCCGATACCCGCACCCGGCAGATGCGGCGGGCGCTGAAGGTGGTGGAGGCGTTGCCGGATGCGGAGGCGCAGGCGCTGTTGCCTGTGGGGGGAGATTTGGAGGAGGGGAATGTGTAA
- a CDS encoding dicarboxylate/amino acid:cation symporter: MQAATSTAKKPFYKSLYVQVLFAVAMGVALGHFQPELGAQMKPLGDGFIKLIKMLIAPIIFCTVVVGIAGMEDMKKVGKTGGLALLYFEIMSTLALIVGLVMVNLIQPGSGMHIDASTLDTKGIAAYTGPGKMATTTDFLLNVIPSTVVDAFAKGEILQVLLFAVMFGFALHKFGGRGTQVFDFIEKFSHVMFDIVGMVMKVAPIGAFGAMAFTIGKYGVDSLVSLGKLMGTFYGTCLIFVFVILGIVARLHGFSIVKFVKYIKEELLIVLGTSSSESVLPRMMEKMENAGAKKSVVGLVIPTGYSFNLDGTSIYLTMAAVFIAQATDTPMTIGQQITLLLVLLLTSKGAAGVTGSGFIVLAATLSAVGHVPVAGLALILGIDRFMSEARALTNLVGNGVATLVVAKWTGDLDMKRLDAAMNNETWEEANTPEVILDQTTSRMAVK, encoded by the coding sequence ATGCAAGCTGCTACTTCGACGGCCAAAAAGCCGTTTTACAAATCTCTCTACGTGCAGGTGCTGTTCGCGGTGGCCATGGGCGTGGCGCTGGGGCATTTCCAACCCGAACTGGGCGCGCAGATGAAGCCGCTGGGCGATGGCTTCATCAAGCTGATCAAGATGCTGATCGCCCCGATCATTTTCTGTACCGTGGTGGTGGGTATCGCCGGTATGGAAGACATGAAAAAGGTGGGTAAAACCGGGGGCCTGGCGCTGCTGTACTTTGAAATCATGAGCACGCTGGCGCTGATTGTCGGCCTGGTCATGGTCAACCTGATCCAGCCTGGCTCGGGCATGCACATCGATGCCTCCACGCTGGACACCAAGGGCATTGCGGCCTACACCGGCCCCGGCAAGATGGCGACCACCACCGACTTTTTGCTCAATGTGATCCCCTCCACCGTGGTGGATGCGTTTGCCAAGGGCGAAATCCTGCAGGTGCTGCTGTTTGCGGTGATGTTCGGCTTTGCGCTGCACAAGTTTGGTGGCCGTGGCACCCAGGTGTTTGACTTCATCGAGAAGTTCTCGCACGTGATGTTCGACATCGTGGGCATGGTCATGAAGGTGGCTCCGATCGGTGCTTTCGGTGCCATGGCCTTCACCATCGGCAAGTACGGTGTGGACTCGCTGGTGTCGCTGGGCAAGCTGATGGGCACCTTCTACGGCACCTGCCTGATCTTCGTGTTTGTGATCCTGGGCATCGTGGCGCGGCTGCATGGTTTCAGCATCGTCAAGTTCGTCAAGTACATCAAGGAAGAACTGCTGATCGTGCTGGGCACCTCGTCCAGCGAATCGGTGCTGCCCCGCATGATGGAGAAGATGGAAAACGCCGGTGCCAAGAAGTCTGTGGTGGGCCTGGTCATCCCGACCGGCTATTCGTTCAACCTGGACGGCACCTCTATCTACCTGACCATGGCAGCGGTGTTCATTGCCCAGGCCACCGACACCCCGATGACCATCGGCCAGCAAATCACCTTGCTGCTGGTGTTGCTACTGACCTCCAAGGGCGCGGCCGGTGTGACGGGCAGCGGCTTCATCGTGCTGGCCGCCACCCTGTCTGCGGTAGGCCATGTGCCGGTGGCCGGTTTGGCGCTGATCCTGGGCATCGACCGCTTCATGTCCGAAGCCCGCGCCCTGACCAACCTGGTGGGCAATGGTGTGGCGACCCTGGTGGTCGCCAAATGGACCGGCGATCTGGACATGAAACGCCTGGATGCCGCCATGAACAACGAGACCTGGGAAGAGGCCAACACCCCCGAGGTGATTCTGGACCAAACCACCTCGCGCATGGCTGTAAAGTAA
- a CDS encoding TIGR00730 family Rossman fold protein — MENTDALNDRSVALAWAELQAHANNGQKLDTDAYRLAFADPEFLLRRETRGIRFQLEMLKPDLAQQAQGIESTVVVFGSARFPAPEDALPALVAAQANGDAEALKVAQRRMRNAHYYDQARLFAGLVATHSAQLPAADRLYICTGGGPGIMEAANRGAFEAGALTVGLSIALPHEQGGNRYVSPSLNFKFHYFALRKMHFMMRAKALVAFPGGFGTLDELFEVVTLVQTGKAKAVPIILFGVDYWKKLFNLDLLIEEGAISPNDVELFTFVDTPEAAWAAIQAFYKI; from the coding sequence ATGGAAAATACCGATGCACTGAACGACCGCAGCGTCGCCCTCGCCTGGGCCGAGCTGCAAGCCCACGCCAACAACGGCCAAAAGCTCGACACCGACGCCTACCGCCTGGCCTTCGCCGACCCCGAATTTCTGCTGCGCCGCGAAACCCGCGGCATCCGCTTCCAGTTGGAGATGCTCAAACCCGACCTGGCCCAGCAAGCCCAGGGCATTGAGAGCACGGTGGTGGTGTTTGGCAGCGCCCGCTTCCCGGCCCCCGAAGATGCCCTGCCCGCACTGGTGGCCGCCCAGGCCAACGGCGATGCCGAGGCCCTGAAGGTCGCCCAGCGCCGCATGCGCAACGCCCACTACTACGACCAGGCCCGCCTGTTCGCCGGGCTGGTAGCCACCCACAGCGCCCAGCTTCCCGCCGCCGACCGCCTCTATATCTGCACCGGCGGCGGCCCCGGCATCATGGAGGCGGCCAACCGTGGCGCCTTTGAGGCAGGCGCCCTGACCGTGGGCCTGAGCATCGCCCTGCCCCACGAGCAAGGTGGCAACCGCTATGTGTCGCCCAGCCTGAACTTCAAGTTCCACTACTTTGCGCTGCGCAAAATGCATTTCATGATGCGCGCCAAAGCCCTGGTGGCCTTCCCCGGCGGCTTTGGCACGCTGGACGAACTGTTCGAAGTGGTGACCCTGGTGCAAACCGGCAAAGCCAAGGCCGTGCCCATCATCCTGTTTGGTGTCGACTACTGGAAAAAGCTGTTCAACCTCGATCTGCTGATCGAAGAGGGCGCCATCTCCCCCAATGATGTGGAGCTGTTCACCTTCGTCGACACCCCCGAGGCTGCCTGGGCCGCTATCCAGGCGTTTTATAAGATTTAA
- a CDS encoding 2-hydroxyacid dehydrogenase, with the protein MPKPAILVARKIFPATLAALEQHFEVESNQEDASWSKAELIARLQGKVGAFTTGSERIDAELLAACPLLRICANMAVGYNNFDIDAMSAAGVLATNAPDVLTETTADFGFALLMATARRISESEHFLRAGLWKKWSYDMFAGAEIHGSTLGIIGMGRIGQGIAKRGAHGFGMKVVYHNRSQLDAATEADCKARFVSKEELLKTADHVVLVVPYSAASHHTIGAAELALIKPTATLVNIARGGIVDDAALAVALREGRIAAAGLDVFEGEPSVHPDLLTVPNVVLTPHIASATVATRMAMAQLAADNLVGFLIQNKPLTPINAAQVARK; encoded by the coding sequence ATGCCCAAACCCGCCATCCTGGTCGCCCGCAAAATCTTCCCCGCCACCCTTGCCGCGCTGGAGCAGCATTTCGAGGTGGAGTCCAACCAGGAAGATGCCTCCTGGAGCAAGGCCGAGCTGATTGCCCGGCTGCAGGGCAAGGTGGGGGCCTTCACCACCGGCAGCGAGCGCATCGACGCCGAGCTGCTGGCCGCCTGCCCTTTATTGCGCATCTGCGCCAACATGGCCGTGGGCTACAACAACTTTGACATCGACGCGATGAGCGCCGCGGGCGTGCTGGCCACCAACGCCCCCGACGTGCTCACCGAGACCACCGCCGACTTCGGCTTCGCCCTGCTGATGGCCACCGCCCGCCGCATCAGCGAGAGCGAGCATTTTCTGCGCGCCGGGCTGTGGAAGAAGTGGAGCTACGACATGTTTGCCGGGGCCGAGATCCACGGCAGCACCCTGGGCATCATTGGCATGGGCCGCATTGGCCAGGGCATTGCCAAGCGCGGGGCCCATGGCTTTGGCATGAAGGTGGTCTACCACAACCGCAGCCAGCTCGATGCCGCCACCGAGGCCGACTGCAAGGCCCGTTTTGTCTCCAAAGAAGAGCTGCTGAAGACCGCCGACCACGTGGTGCTGGTGGTGCCGTATTCCGCCGCCTCGCACCACACCATCGGCGCGGCCGAGCTGGCGTTAATAAAGCCCACCGCCACCCTGGTCAACATCGCGCGCGGCGGCATCGTGGACGACGCGGCCCTGGCCGTGGCCCTGCGTGAGGGCCGCATTGCCGCCGCCGGGCTGGACGTGTTCGAGGGCGAGCCCAGCGTGCACCCCGACCTGCTGACTGTGCCCAACGTGGTGCTGACCCCGCACATCGCCAGCGCCACCGTGGCCACCCGCATGGCCATGGCCCAGCTGGCCGCCGACAACCTGGTCGGATTTCTTATACAAAACAAGCCTCTCACGCCCATCAATGCGGCGCAAGTAGCTAGAAAATAG
- a CDS encoding potassium channel family protein, translating into MWDSTAASSATSAIELDEFSKSVDEIDREASAAQNQLRALEREQKTIELAAKAVYEEHSAKLWSNVEQYKQKAVAVESAAVERATTVADALASAAQKSPSPAAAIAAANAKVDVAKAQYVLAVRQADTGDYVLHHLRELADPNTTAKFDATETKLATLRKEQISLMGRLADLRGKAFNRLEDWYSKRTARLQWIDFLYFSVGVSTTTTFGDIVPNSRMVRVFVLTQLIFSVLLVGYLVSLLGSPRSAP; encoded by the coding sequence ATGTGGGACTCCACCGCAGCTTCGTCTGCAACATCAGCCATTGAACTAGACGAGTTCTCCAAGAGTGTCGACGAGATTGATCGTGAGGCATCTGCGGCCCAGAACCAGTTACGCGCACTGGAACGAGAACAAAAAACGATTGAGCTAGCGGCGAAGGCAGTGTATGAAGAGCACTCCGCCAAGCTTTGGTCAAACGTCGAACAATACAAGCAAAAGGCAGTTGCTGTTGAGTCCGCAGCAGTTGAACGTGCGACAACCGTGGCCGATGCGCTAGCAAGCGCCGCACAAAAATCACCTTCACCAGCCGCGGCAATCGCGGCTGCCAACGCAAAAGTTGACGTGGCAAAGGCTCAATATGTATTGGCTGTCCGTCAAGCTGACACCGGCGACTATGTGCTTCACCATCTACGGGAATTGGCCGATCCGAACACAACAGCAAAGTTCGATGCAACTGAGACAAAGCTAGCCACTCTACGCAAGGAACAGATCTCCCTCATGGGAAGATTGGCAGACCTTCGCGGAAAGGCTTTCAATCGCCTTGAGGATTGGTATTCAAAGCGTACAGCCAGACTTCAGTGGATCGACTTCTTGTACTTTAGTGTTGGAGTCTCCACTACGACAACCTTCGGCGACATCGTTCCCAACAGTCGAATGGTTCGAGTGTTCGTTTTAACTCAGTTGATCTTCAGTGTCTTGTTGGTAGGTTACCTTGTCAGTTTGCTGGGCAGTCCGCGGAGTGCGCCCTAA
- a CDS encoding MFS transporter produces MTPALARLIAAQICLHACMTGIRLAAPLLALREGFSGLAVGFLLALFALTQVFLALPAGRYADRHGLRKPVTGSVVMAVLGAGLAAVWPVYPVLCLSALLTGGATGIAVIALQRHVGRAAEGATQLKTVFSWLALGPALSNFIGPFAAGLLIDHAGRVPADLTGFQAAFALMALLPLATWALVQGVQELPAIHAPTGAAKPRVLDLLQDPMLRRLLLVNWFLSSCWDVHTFVVPILGHERGLSASTIGTILGGFAIAAAVVRMAMPLVAARLREWAVMVGAMWMTAALFALYPLLPSAAAMGVCSVFLGLALGSVQPMIMSTLHQITPEHRHGEALGLRLMSINASSVVMPLLFGVATAYVGVAGLFWVVGAVVGGGSRTAWGLKSYKTPG; encoded by the coding sequence ATGACCCCCGCATTGGCCCGCCTCATCGCCGCCCAGATCTGCCTGCACGCCTGCATGACCGGCATCCGCCTGGCGGCGCCGTTGCTGGCCTTGCGTGAAGGCTTCAGCGGGCTGGCGGTGGGTTTTTTGCTGGCCTTGTTTGCGCTGACCCAGGTGTTTCTGGCCCTGCCCGCCGGGCGCTATGCCGACCGCCACGGTCTGCGCAAGCCAGTCACCGGCAGCGTGGTGATGGCAGTGCTGGGGGCCGGCCTGGCGGCGGTGTGGCCTGTTTACCCGGTGCTGTGCCTCAGCGCGCTGCTGACCGGCGGGGCCACCGGCATTGCGGTGATTGCGCTGCAGCGCCACGTGGGCCGCGCAGCCGAAGGTGCGACGCAGCTGAAAACCGTGTTCAGCTGGCTGGCGCTGGGGCCTGCGCTGTCGAATTTCATCGGCCCGTTTGCGGCCGGGCTGCTGATTGACCACGCGGGCCGGGTGCCCGCCGACCTCACGGGTTTCCAGGCGGCGTTTGCGCTGATGGCGCTGTTGCCCCTGGCCACCTGGGCGCTGGTGCAGGGCGTGCAGGAGCTGCCCGCCATCCACGCGCCCACCGGGGCCGCCAAGCCGCGCGTACTCGACCTATTGCAAGACCCGATGCTGCGCCGCCTGCTGCTGGTGAACTGGTTTTTGTCGTCCTGCTGGGACGTGCACACCTTTGTGGTGCCCATCCTGGGCCACGAGCGCGGCCTGAGCGCGTCCACCATCGGCACCATCCTGGGCGGCTTTGCCATCGCGGCGGCGGTGGTGCGCATGGCCATGCCCCTGGTGGCGGCGCGGCTGCGCGAGTGGGCGGTGATGGTGGGTGCCATGTGGATGACGGCGGCGCTGTTTGCGCTTTACCCGCTGCTGCCCAGCGCGGCGGCCATGGGCGTGTGTTCGGTGTTTCTGGGCCTGGCGCTGGGGTCGGTGCAGCCCATGATCATGAGCACCTTGCACCAGATCACCCCCGAGCACCGCCACGGCGAAGCCCTGGGCCTGCGGCTGATGAGCATCAACGCGTCGAGCGTGGTGATGCCGCTGCTGTTTGGCGTGGCCACCGCCTATGTGGGCGTGGCCGGGCTGTTCTGGGTGGTGGGGGCGGTGGTGGGCGGTGGCTCGCGCACCGCCTGGGGGCTTAAATCTTATAAAACGCCTGGATAG
- a CDS encoding BON domain-containing protein: protein MQFIRAIAFAAIAGTTILAATGCAVVRKQETVGAYVDDAAITSSVKARFVSDKTVDAGAISVQTLKGTVILSGFAKSAAEKAQAESITRNVKGVAAVRNDLVVRP from the coding sequence ATGCAATTCATCCGTGCTATCGCTTTTGCTGCCATTGCAGGTACCACCATCTTGGCTGCCACCGGTTGTGCCGTGGTGCGCAAGCAGGAAACCGTGGGTGCCTACGTGGACGACGCGGCCATCACCTCCTCGGTCAAGGCCCGTTTTGTGTCCGACAAGACCGTAGACGCCGGAGCCATCAGCGTGCAAACCTTGAAGGGCACGGTCATTCTGTCGGGTTTTGCCAAGTCGGCCGCCGAAAAGGCCCAAGCCGAATCCATCACCCGTAACGTCAAGGGCGTGGCCGCGGTGCGCAACGACCTGGTGGTTCGCCCGTAA
- a CDS encoding sodium:proton antiporter, translated as MSGAGMSAVWGIPFAGILLSIALCPLWAPGFWHHHFGKVSAAWSLAFLLPLAWVFGWDAAAHSLVHALLAEYLPFIILLTALYTVAGGIFIRGNLHGSPRLNVALLAIGAALASVMGTTGASMLMLRPLLRANDNRIHKVHVVVFFIFIVSNAGGALTPLGDPPLFLGFLQGVDFFWTVGHLWQPTLFLVGVLLALCFAIDRYYYAKEGVLPVDPTPDTPRIGFDGGVNFALLGAVVGLVLLSGFWKSPVVFHVAGAEVGLPGLVRDAGLVLVTLLSLRWTPAQVHADNQFSWGPMLEVAKLFAGIFLTIIPVIALLREGLHGPFGAVVAAVTRPNGTPDPAMYFWASGLLSSFLDNAPTYLVFFNTAGGDAPTLMTTLAPTLMAVSAGSVFMGANSYIGNAPNMMVKAIAEQRGVAMPSFFGYMAWSCAILVPLFFVITLIWFK; from the coding sequence ATGAGCGGCGCTGGCATGTCCGCGGTCTGGGGCATCCCGTTCGCGGGCATTTTGCTGTCGATTGCGCTGTGCCCGCTATGGGCACCGGGCTTTTGGCACCACCATTTCGGCAAAGTGTCGGCAGCGTGGTCGCTGGCTTTTTTGCTGCCATTGGCTTGGGTGTTCGGGTGGGATGCTGCGGCCCATAGCCTGGTGCATGCGCTGCTGGCCGAATACCTGCCGTTCATCATTTTGCTGACCGCGCTCTACACCGTGGCCGGCGGCATTTTTATCCGCGGCAACCTGCACGGCAGCCCGCGCCTGAACGTGGCGCTGCTGGCCATTGGTGCGGCACTGGCCAGCGTGATGGGCACCACCGGCGCCTCTATGCTGATGCTGCGCCCGCTGCTGCGCGCCAACGACAACCGCATCCACAAGGTGCACGTGGTGGTGTTCTTCATCTTCATCGTCTCCAACGCCGGGGGGGCGCTGACCCCGCTGGGCGATCCGCCGCTGTTTTTGGGATTTTTGCAGGGCGTGGACTTCTTCTGGACCGTAGGCCACCTGTGGCAGCCCACGCTGTTTTTGGTCGGCGTGCTGCTGGCGTTGTGCTTCGCCATCGACCGCTACTACTACGCCAAAGAGGGCGTGCTGCCGGTGGACCCCACGCCCGACACCCCACGCATCGGCTTTGACGGCGGCGTGAACTTTGCGCTGCTGGGCGCGGTGGTGGGGCTGGTGCTGCTCAGCGGCTTCTGGAAGTCGCCCGTGGTGTTCCACGTGGCCGGGGCCGAGGTGGGCTTGCCGGGGCTGGTGCGCGACGCGGGCCTGGTGCTGGTGACCCTGCTGTCGCTGCGCTGGACCCCGGCCCAGGTGCATGCCGACAACCAATTCAGCTGGGGCCCGATGCTGGAAGTGGCCAAGCTGTTTGCAGGCATCTTCCTGACCATCATCCCGGTGATCGCCTTGCTGCGCGAGGGCCTGCACGGCCCGTTTGGCGCGGTGGTGGCCGCCGTCACCCGGCCCAATGGCACGCCCGACCCGGCCATGTACTTCTGGGCCAGCGGCTTGCTCAGCTCGTTTCTGGACAACGCGCCCACCTACCTGGTGTTTTTCAACACCGCCGGTGGCGACGCGCCTACGCTGATGACCACGCTGGCCCCCACGCTCATGGCGGTGTCTGCCGGTTCGGTCTTCATGGGGGCCAACAGCTACATCGGCAACGCGCCCAATATGATGGTCAAAGCCATTGCCGAGCAGCGCGGTGTGGCCATGCCCAGCTTTTTTGGCTACATGGCCTGGTCGTGTGCCATTCTGGTCCCCCTGTTTTTCGTGATCACCCTCATTTGGTTCAAATAA